GGGTTCGGACCGTTCCGATCCCCTTTATAAGCCACCGATTAACGCAGCAGGGACAGCACGCCCTGGGGCAGCTGGTTGGCCTGGGCCACCATCGCAGTGCCCGCCTGTTGCAGGATCTGCGTGCGCGACAGGTTCGCCGTTTCCTTGGCGAAGTCGGCGTCCACGATCCGGCCACGCGATGCCGACAGATTCTCGGCCTGGATGTTGATGTTGCCCACCGAGTTCTCGAAGCGGCTTTGCAGAGCGCCGAGGTCGGCACGTGCGGAGTTCACCTGGTCGATCGCGCTGTCGATCTTCTTCAGGGAAACCCATGCGTCCTTCTGCGTCGCGACGGTCACGGTGTCGATGCCCTTCTTGTCGGTGCCGGTGGCGGCCGCGAGCGTCGGGGCGGCGAAGCCCGTGTTCGCCACGGAGAAGCCGGTCGTGCCGCCGAAGGTGATGGTTTCCGGCACGGGAGGCGTTGCACTGTTCAGCTTGGACGAAGCAAATTCCAGGTCGTACGTGCCGTCGTCCTTCTTGGTCAGGAAGGCGGTCACACCGGTGTCGGCGGACTTGTTGTTGATTGCGGAAACCACTTGGCCCAGACGCTCAACACCAGAGCCGGCAGCCTTGATTTCGCCCAGATCGATGGCGGATGCCGAGCCCACCTGGATCGTCAGGCCACCGGCAGCGATCTTGGTGCCGAAGCCCGTGACCGTCGTGTCGGAAGCATTCAGGGAGGTCACGCTGCCCGTGGAGTACTCGATGTTCGACAGGCCCGCAGCCGACGAATTGGTCAGGGCGCCGACGGTGATGTTTTCACCGGAGTTGGCACCGACCTGGAACAGGGCGCCTGCGAAGCTGCCGTCCAGGATCTTCTGGCCGTTGAAGCTGGTTTGCTTGGCAACGCGGTCGATTTCGTCGGTGAGCTGCTTCACTTCGGATTGCAGTGCAGCGCGGTCCTTGGTGCTGTTGGTGGCATTGCTGGCCTGCACCGACAGTTCACGCATCCGTTGCAGCATGTCGCCGACCTTGCCCAGGGCGCCTTCTGCCGTCTGGGCCAGCGAGATGCCGTCGTTGGCGTTGCGGGCCGCCACGGCCAGACCCTTGATCTGGGTGTTCATGCGCTCGGCGATCGAAGATCCTGCTGCATCATCCTTGGCGCTGGTGATGCGCAAACCCGAGGACAGGCGAGCCATCGAGGTGGTGAGAGAGTTTTGCGACATTCCCAGATTGCGCTGAGCAGTCAGGGAAGCGACATTGGTGTTGATGGTAGAGGCCATTGAAATGCTCCTTGGTAACTTAAATTCCGGCTAGACCGCCGATCACAACGCTGACCCCCATGGCCAGCTGCCAAGACCGGGGCGGCAGTCACGTGAACCCATCCATCGCTTGCCGGTCAACAAATTCGCTTGAACCTGTTGGTTAGGTTATCGGGCAGGCCCTGGAGAACTTGAGCGTCTCCACGCAAAAAAATCGACTTTCCCCGGCACCGCCCGGGTCAGCCACCTCGCACAAGGGTGGATATGGACGGTTTTCCGCCCTTTTTTCCCCACGCCAGGAAAACCCCACCTGGGGAGAATTCTCCCAACGCTAGGGTTGCCCGCTGATGGTGGTGTCCTTGGCCACGGCAGCTGTGCCTTGTCCCTTTTGCGAAGGAGTTCCGTAATGGCCTCGACGATCAACACCAACATCGCCTCACTCAACGCCCAGCGCAATCTGGGAATGTCGGCAGCCTCGCTGACGACCACCATGCAGAGGCTGTCTTCCGGCCTGCGCGTCAACAGTGCCAAGGACGACGCGGCCGGCATGGCCATCGCCGAGCGCATGAACACCCAGGTCAAGGGCCTGGCCGTGGCCTCCCGCAACGCCAACGACGGCATCTCGCTGGCCCAGACGGCAGAAGGCGCCCTGGGCAAGGTGGGCGACATGCTGCAGCGGATGCGCGAACTGGCCGTTCAGGCCAGCAACGCCACGAACAGCAAGGCCGACCGGGCCGCGTTGCAGTCCGAAGTCAAGCAACTCACCGACGAAATCGACCGCGTCTCCAAGCAGACCAGCTTCAACGGTCAGAAGATCCTGGACGGCAGCTTTGCGGGCGCCCTGTTCCAGGTGGGCGCCAATTCCGGCGACAACGTCACGCTCGGCGCCCTGGCGGACACCCGCGCCTCGGGCCTGTCCAGCATCATGTACTCAAGCACGAGCACCGCGATCGCCGTGGACGCGTCGGACACGTCGATCTCCGCCTTCGGCAGCGCGATCCCCGCGGGCGGCCTGACGATCCAGGTCGGTTCGGGCTCCGCCATCGACCTGGGAAGCATCAAGGCCGCCGGCTCCGGCGTGGAACGTCTCGGCCAGGTGATCTCGGCGATCAACAACAAGACGGCCGATACGGGTGTGACCGCCTTCCTGACCAAGAACGACGACGGCAGCTACGGGCTGGAGTTCGCCTCCTCGAAACTGACGAATGCCGTTCCCCCCGTGCCGGAGACCGTGACGTTCGGCGGCACGACCGGGTTCACCGTGGCCAATACGGGCTTTACCCCGCCCACGCTGACGAACGCCACGGGCACCGGCCAGAAAGGGATCGACAGCGTCGATGTCGGAACGCAGAGCCAGGCTTGGGTGGCCCTCAAAAAGATCGACAGCGCGATCGACCAGGTCAATTCGGCGCGCGCGGACCTCGGGGCCCTGCAAAGCCGCTTCGAAAATGCCATCGCCAATATCGACATCCAGGGCGAGAACATGTCGGCAGCCCGCGGCCGCATCGTGGATGCAGACTTTGCCAAGGAAACGGCGAACCTGTCGCGCACGCAGATCCTGCAGCAGGCGGGCACTGCGATGGTGGCCCAGGCGAACCAGTTGCCCCAGCAGGTGCTGAAACTCCTGCAGGGCTGAAGAAGAAGGCATCCGGGGCTAATACACTGCCGTTGGAGGCCGAAATCTTGGTCTCAGCGACATTTTTCATTCTGGAGTACGCATGCCTTCGCCTTCCATCGAGCAATTCATCGAAAGCTTTCTGACCGCCGTCGATTTCCAGGAGCCGGTGGAGGTCACCGCGGATACCGAACTGCGTGCTCTGCCCGAGTGGGACTCCCTTGCCGCCCTGGGTGTCATCGTGATGTTCGACGTGGAGTACGGGAAAACCATCGTGGGCGACGACCTGAAGAACTGCGTCACGGTCACGGACCTCTACAAGCTGTTGGGGTAGACCACCATGGGCCTGTCCACCCTGCACAACGTGCGCTTTGCAGGCATGGCGAGCTGCGTGCCCAAGCGCGTGGTTTCCAACCTCGAGGATTGCCCTCCGAAAATCCGCTCGGAGCGGGAAAGGCTGGTTCGCAACATCGGCATCCAGCAGCGCCGCCTGTGCGCGTCGTGGCAATGCTTTTCCGATCTGGCGCAAGACGCCACGGAAAAGCTGCTGCAGGAACTGCAGTGGGCCCGCGAAGACGTGCACGCGTTGATCGTCGTGACGCAGTCGCCCGACTATCCCATTCCCTCCACCGCCATCATCTTGCAGGACAAGCTCGGGCTGTCGCAGTCCACGATCGCGTTCGACGTGAATCTCGGCTGCTCTGGCTACCCGTTCGGGTTGCACCTGCTGGGCAGCATGATCGCGTCCGGCACGGTGAAAAAGGGCCTGCTGCTGGTGGGAGACCGCTCCGCAAGCGAAAAGGACCCGCTGTTCTCTGACGCCGGCACGGCGACCGCACTGGAATTCGATCCTTCAGCCGCGCCCATGTATTTCGACCTCAACAGCGACGGCAGCGGCTACAAAGCCATCATCAAACCGGTGGGTGGGCATCGGGAGCCCTATGCCTTTCATCACAGCATCCCCACGCGCGACGAGGACGGGGAACTGCAATGGCCGGACCGCCTCCTCCTCGACGGACCGGCCGTGCTCAGCTTCTCCACGCAGAAAATTCCTCCGGCCGTGGAGCGCACGCTGCAATATGCAGGCGTGTCCAAGGACGATGTCGACTACTTCGTCTTCCATCAGGCCAACCGGATGATCAATGAAACCATCCGCAAGAAGCTGGCACTCCCCCCTGAGAAAGTCCCATCGACGCTGGCCGACTATGGCAACACCAGTGGGGCGACCCTGCCGGTCACCATGACCGCGCGCCTGAACGAAACGCTGGCCAGCGGCACGCACAAGCTGCTGCTGAGCGGCTTCGGCATCGGCCTGTCCTGGGGCACGTGCATCCTGGACATTGCAGGGGCACGCTTCCCGGCCATGCTGGAGTCTTGACCGATGGACGCAACGCCCACCCCCTTCCACCTGCAGGGACAGCGCATCCTCGTCACGGGGGCCACTTCGGGCCTGGGCCATGCCATCGCCATCGCCTGCGCACGCATGGGAGCTCAAGTCATCGGCGTGGGCCGCGACGAAGAGCGCCTCACCCGCACGTTGCAGGCACTGCAAGCCGTCGCACCGGCAGCCGAGCACCTCGTGGTGCGTGCAGACCTGACCCAGCCTACCGATCGCTCCGCGCTGGTGGAGCAGATCGCTTCTGTGCCATTGAACGGCATCGTCCACAGCGCAGGCATTTCCCGCCTGTCTCCCGTGCGAATGATCACGGAACAGCATCTGCGCGAAGTGCAGAGCATCAACGTGGACGCCCCGATGCTGCTGACGCAGACCCTTCTCAAGCGCAACCTGATCGCGCCGGGAGGATCGATGGTGTTCATCGCCTCGATCGCCGCACACATCGGTGTGCCGGGAGTGGCCGCCTACTCGGGCACCAAGGCCGCATTGATTGCGATGATGCGCTGCCTCGCGATGGAGGTCGTCAAGCGGGGCATCCGAGCCAACTGCCTCTCGCCCGCCCTGGTTGAAACGCCATTGCTCGACGCCACCGCCACGCTCGTGGGCTCAATGGAAAAGGAGCGAGGCAACTACCCGCTCGGTTTCGGCCAGCCGGAGGACGTGGCCAATGCCGCCGTGTTCCTGCTGTCCCAGGCCAGCCGATGGATCACCGGCACAACGCTGGTGATGGACGGCGGCCTCACCATCAGTTGATCCCCCCATGGCTGCGCCCTCCACGGATACGTCCGCTCCGCATCGAAACCTGCTCATTGTGGGCGCTGGTGGCTTCGGCCGCGAAGTCCTGACGTATGTCGAAGACGACAACCCGCTGTTTCGCCCCAAGGGCTTTCTGGATTCGCGCACTTCGGCGCTGAACGGCATGCAGCGCTCGATCGGCATCGTGGGCGACCCCATGACCTACATCCCCGTGGATGGCGACGTTTTCATGGCCGCACTGGGCGATCCGATGGCGAGATACAAGTACACCGAGGTACTGCGATCGGTCCACGACGTCGACTTCGCCACGGTCGTGCATCCCCAGGCCCATGTGACGCGGCATGCCCGGCTAGGCCGTGGCTGCATCATCGCACCCCGTGTCGGCATTTCGGTGGATGTCCAGTTGGGCGATTTCGTGTGCGTCCAGGAATATACGGTCATCGGGCACGACGTCCGCGTCGGGGATTGGTGCCAGATCAACAGCCACTGCTCCATCGGCGGCGGCGCGAAGATCGGCAACTTCGTGTCGATCCATCCCAATTGCGTCATCACCAGCGGCACGGTCATCGGCGACAACGTCAAGGTCGGTGCGGGCAGCGTGGTGTATGGCCGCATTCCGCCCAACATCACCATCATGGGCAATCCGGCCCGGCGCTTTTCCTGGAGTTGAACGTCTCCGGCGCCCCGGCACCGCATGCCCCCGCGAGCGACCCACCATGGCCTCACTGCCCCCATCCTTCCTGCCCGACGCCTTGGTCAGC
This region of Acidovorax sp. GBBC 1281 genomic DNA includes:
- a CDS encoding ketoacyl-ACP synthase III, coding for MPKRVVSNLEDCPPKIRSERERLVRNIGIQQRRLCASWQCFSDLAQDATEKLLQELQWAREDVHALIVVTQSPDYPIPSTAIILQDKLGLSQSTIAFDVNLGCSGYPFGLHLLGSMIASGTVKKGLLLVGDRSASEKDPLFSDAGTATALEFDPSAAPMYFDLNSDGSGYKAIIKPVGGHREPYAFHHSIPTRDEDGELQWPDRLLLDGPAVLSFSTQKIPPAVERTLQYAGVSKDDVDYFVFHQANRMINETIRKKLALPPEKVPSTLADYGNTSGATLPVTMTARLNETLASGTHKLLLSGFGIGLSWGTCILDIAGARFPAMLES
- a CDS encoding flagellin, producing MASTINTNVASLTAQRNLGMSQNSLTTSMARLSSGLRITSAKDDAAGSSIAERMNTQIKGLAVAARNANDGISLAQTAEGALGKVGDMLQRMRELSVQASNATNSTKDRAALQSEVKQLTDEIDRVAKQTSFNGQKILDGSFAGALFQVGANSGENITVGALTNSSAAGLSNIEYSTGSVTSLNASDTTVTGFGTKIAAGGLTIQVGSASAIDLGEIKAAGSGVERLGQVVSAINNKSADTGVTAFLTKKDDGTYDLEFASSKLNSATPPVPETITFGGTTGFSVANTGFAAPTLAAATGTDKKGIDTVTVATQKDAWVSLKKIDSAIDQVNSARADLGALQSRFENSVGNINIQAENLSASRGRIVDADFAKETANLSRTQILQQAGTAMVAQANQLPQGVLSLLR
- a CDS encoding SDR family NAD(P)-dependent oxidoreductase yields the protein MDATPTPFHLQGQRILVTGATSGLGHAIAIACARMGAQVIGVGRDEERLTRTLQALQAVAPAAEHLVVRADLTQPTDRSALVEQIASVPLNGIVHSAGISRLSPVRMITEQHLREVQSINVDAPMLLTQTLLKRNLIAPGGSMVFIASIAAHIGVPGVAAYSGTKAALIAMMRCLAMEVVKRGIRANCLSPALVETPLLDATATLVGSMEKERGNYPLGFGQPEDVANAAVFLLSQASRWITGTTLVMDGGLTIS
- a CDS encoding flagellin, giving the protein MASTINTNIASLNAQRNLGMSAASLTTTMQRLSSGLRVNSAKDDAAGMAIAERMNTQVKGLAVASRNANDGISLAQTAEGALGKVGDMLQRMRELAVQASNATNSKADRAALQSEVKQLTDEIDRVSKQTSFNGQKILDGSFAGALFQVGANSGDNVTLGALADTRASGLSSIMYSSTSTAIAVDASDTSISAFGSAIPAGGLTIQVGSGSAIDLGSIKAAGSGVERLGQVISAINNKTADTGVTAFLTKNDDGSYGLEFASSKLTNAVPPVPETVTFGGTTGFTVANTGFTPPTLTNATGTGQKGIDSVDVGTQSQAWVALKKIDSAIDQVNSARADLGALQSRFENAIANIDIQGENMSAARGRIVDADFAKETANLSRTQILQQAGTAMVAQANQLPQQVLKLLQG
- a CDS encoding acyl carrier protein is translated as MPSPSIEQFIESFLTAVDFQEPVEVTADTELRALPEWDSLAALGVIVMFDVEYGKTIVGDDLKNCVTVTDLYKLLG
- a CDS encoding NeuD/PglB/VioB family sugar acetyltransferase, with translation MAAPSTDTSAPHRNLLIVGAGGFGREVLTYVEDDNPLFRPKGFLDSRTSALNGMQRSIGIVGDPMTYIPVDGDVFMAALGDPMARYKYTEVLRSVHDVDFATVVHPQAHVTRHARLGRGCIIAPRVGISVDVQLGDFVCVQEYTVIGHDVRVGDWCQINSHCSIGGGAKIGNFVSIHPNCVITSGTVIGDNVKVGAGSVVYGRIPPNITIMGNPARRFSWS